Within the Gordonia westfalica genome, the region GCTGTCGGCGTCGGCGCGGGCCACCGCGGCACGCCTCGGCGGACCCGGCAACTGGCTCCTCGCCCTCGCCCCGCATCACATCGCCGGCGTGCAGGTCCTGTTGCGGGCCATCGCCTCCGGATTCACGCCCATCGTCCTCGACCTGGCCGCGGGCTTCGACGCCGACGAGTTCGCCGGGGCGCTGGACCGGCTGGACGGGCCGCGACGCTACACCTCACTCGTGCCGACGCAGTTGCTCAAGGTCCTCGACTCACCCGGTGCGACCGCCGCGCTGCGCACCGCCGACGGGTTGCTCGTCGGTGGTGCGGCGACCCCTGCTCCCCTGTTGCGCAGGGCCGTCGACGAGGGTCTCCCCATCGTCTGCACGTACGGGATGAGCGAGACCGCCGGCGGTTGCGTCTACGACGGCGTCCCGCTCGACGGCGTCGTGGTTCGCATCGACGACCCGTCGCCGGACGGGGTGGGACGCGTCGTGCTCGGCGGTCCTATGGTGGCGCACGGATATCGCAACCTCGCAGATCATCCCGCCTTCGCCGAGGCCGGCTGGTTCCGCACCGACGACCTGGGCCGACTCGACTCCGACGGTGTCCTGTCGATCGCCGGGCGAGCCGACGAGGCCATCCTGACCGGCGGGCTGACCGTCGTACCCCAGGTTGTCGAAGCGGTGATCGCCGACGACCCGGCCGTGGCCGAATGCGTCGTCGTCGGCCTTCCCGACGACCGTCTCGGTGAGAAGGTCGTCGCCGTGGTGGTCGCACGACGCGGAGAACGCCTCGACGTCACCCGGATTCGAGGGTCGGTCGGCGAACGTCTCGGTCGATACGCCGCGCCGCGGGACGTCTTCGAGGTCGACGAGCTGCCGCTGCGCGGACCCGGCAAGCCCGACCGGCGCGCGCTGCGTCGACGCTTCTCGTCGTAGATGTCGCGTATCGTCGCGGTCCGCAACACTTTTCGCGACATCTGCAGTCATGCGGCGACGCTGTGAAATATCAATCCGTCGAGTTCCACCGCAACCATCTGCGCAATGAATGCCAGGTCGATCTCGTACCCGCACGCGGGATGGTTGGCGACCCAGCCGACGATCCCCGCGTCGTCGAGGATCGTCACCGCGAGCCGCTCCGCGGCCGAACGTGCGCCGGACTCGAGCAGCTCGACCATCGGACGCATCTCGGCGGCTCCGACACACCGGTACCGGCGTCGGTAAGCCTCCTCCAGACGTTCGACGCTGATCCGGCGTTGCTGCAGGGCCGAGTCGATCACCTCGGCACCGAGTTCGACCGCCCCCTCGAGCGCCGACAAGGCGACCCCGGTGACCCGCAGGTCACGTCGGACGAGGACATCCGCGTCGTCGAGGGACCGGTTGAGAATCCGCACTCCCTTCACCGACGGACCGTGCCGTCCGCGGGGAGCGGTGACGGTGATCGTCGTGGGCGGGTCGTCGACGATGCCGTGCCACCAGGCCGCGGCCAGGCCCGACAGGATCGCCGAGGGCCCTACCGACAGCGTCGCGATCCGGGCGGTGGTCGCGTCGGTGACGGGATGGTCGGCGAGCCGGTACAGCCGGGGACGGACCCGGACCCACTCACCTGCGGCGACCCGACGGTGCACCGACGAGCGATCCATTCCGTGCTCCCGCGCGTCGGCTGCGGTGAGGACGCCGTCGTGTTCGAGGGCGAGAGTTCGCAGTTTCGGTGGAATATGCACCTTGATTGGACGTAATCGCAGGTCGATGCGGTTCCGTCCCGATTGTCGCCGCGCCAGATGTCGCGAATCGTGTCGTTCGCCGCAACGATCCGCGACATCTGGTGGGGTGGCCGGCGGGCATCCGACGTCGTGGCAGGATCGATCCGTGGCAACCGCATCGCAGTGGATTCAGGGCGCACGCCCCCGGACTCTCCCCAACGCCGTGGCCCCGGTGGTGGCCGGCGTCGGCGCAGCCCTTCACCACGGAGGGATTTCGTGGTGGAAGGCCGTACTCGCGCTGGCGGTGGCGATGGCGTTCATCATCGGCGTGAACTTCGCGAACGACTACTCCGACGGTGTGCGCGGCACCGACGACGACCGCGTCGGCCCGCTGCGCCTCGTCGGCTCCCGACTCGCGTCGCCCGGTTCGGTGAAGGCCGCGGCCTTCATCTGCTTCGGCATCGGCGCGGTGTGTGGTCTCGTGCTGGCGATCGCGACGGCGTGGTGGCTGGTCGTGGTGGGCGCGGTCTGCATCGCGGGCGCCTGGTTCTACACCGGCGGCAAACGGCCCTACGGCTATGCGGGTTGGGGCGAGGTCGCGGTGTTCGTGTTCTTCGGTCTGGTCGCGGTACTCGGAACCCAGTTCGCGACGTCGGATCGCGTCGACCTCGTCGGCCTCGCCTGCGCGGTCGGCGTCGGCGCGATCTCTTGCAGCGTGCTGGTCGTCAACAATCTGCGTGACATCCCGACCGACACCGAGAGCGGCAAGATCACGCTCGCCGTCCGGCTCGGCGATGCCCGCACCCGAATCCTCTTCGCGGCGCTGCTCATGACCCCGCTGGTCATGAGCGTGGCGCTGGCGTTCGCGACGCCGTGGGCGCTCGTCGGACTGCTGGCCTTCCCACTCCTGTGGCAGGCGTACACGCCGGTCCGCACCGGAGCACAGGGGCCGGGACTGATCCCGTCGATCGGGACCACCGGCAAGGCGATGCTCGGCTGGGCCGTCGTCACCGCGGTGTCGTTGGCGCTGACCTGATTCTCTTCACGCCGAGAGCCCGCCCCCTGCTCAGGGGGCGGGCTTCTTCATATCTGTGCTCGCTCGTCCGGGTCAGACCTCGGCGTCGACCTCGGGCAGGCTCGCCCAGACGGCGGCCTTGAGTTCGTCTGCGGTGGTGGCGGATTCGATCAGCGTCCGCGAGGCGTCGTCGGCGGTGTCGATGATGCCGAGCAGCAGGTACTCACCGCGGAGGTGACGGTCGCCGCGTTCGCGGGCGATCTCGACCGCCCGGGCGAACACCGAGCGGGTGTCCGACGCGAAGCGAGGTCGGTTGCCGCGCCCGCGCGGACCGCGACGCCCGCGGCCCGGCTCCCAGGGGCCCTCGTCGCCGGCGAACGGTCCGCCGGGGCCGAACGGGCCGGGACCATAACCGCCCGGGCCGAACCCACCGGGACCGAAACCGCCGGGACCCTCGGGGCCGAAACCCTCCGGCCCGCAATCGGGACGGGGTCCGCGAGCACGGTGCGGTCCGTGACCGTGTCCGTGCCGGCGTCCGTGTCCTCGGCCTCGTCCGCGACCTCCGTCGGGACCTCCCCTGCGACCCGCGCCGCGTCCGGGGCGTTCGCCCCAGCCGTCGGACAGATCCTCACCGAAGCGTCCGCGGACCGCTTCGCGCACCTTGTCGAGGTCGATCCCGATGCTGCGCAGCGCTTCTCGGTCCTCCTCGTAACGCCTGCGGGCCGACTCGTCGTTCGTGTCCGTCGCCTCGGCCTGGTCGGCATGCTCATCGTGGTACTTGCGCACCACTTCCCGAGCCGACGCCAGGTTCAGTCCCTGGTCCGCCAGGATGGTGAACAGCGGACTCCGGGCGTTGCAGAGCATGCCCAGGATCAGGTGGTCGTTGCCCAGTTGCCGATGTCCGAGGTCGGCGGCCTCCTGCGTGGCGAAGGCCAGCAGCATCTTGTCATCACGAGAGATTCGTTCGAACATTCTTGTCTCCTTCGGGCCCGCCTTCGCGGACCTCACGTTGTGAGTGCTTCTGATGCACGGCCTGCCGGCTGATCTGCAGTACTTCTGCGATCGACTGCCAACTCCATCCATTGGCGCGAGCATTGGCGACCTGCACTTCTTCGAGTCGGTCAGCCAACGTGCGCAGCGCCCGAACCGCTGCGAGGCCCTTCGCGGGGTCGCTGCTCGCGGCATCTCCGGCGAGGTCAGCGCCCTGGGCGTCGTCCGGCGTTTCGGTCTTCTGGCCGTCGTGCATGGTGTCAGGTTATGTTGACATCTCGACGTTGTCAAGAATTGTTGACGACCCCGACCGCCTGTGGATGGCTGCACATCGACCAGTCCGCGAGTCGGCTAGCATGCAACAAACTGCGGGGGGAGTTTGCGATGACAACGAGGGTTGATCCGGAAGAGTTGCGGGAAGCAGCTACCAAGTTTGCGCCGGCGGTCGCCTTTGGGCCGGTGTGGCCACCTTCGATGTCTACCGCCGGGCGCGCGGTCACCTTCGCGGCTGCGGGTGTAGACCAACTCGACACCGGGACAGCACTTTCCGAGACAAAGACATCCCTGCTGTCTGCGTTGGCCACACTCGGCGGTCGCAAGGCTGCCTGGGAGTCGATCCTCAACGAGTCCGCTGACGCCTATGAGGGAACCGATGTCACTGCGGCCAAACGACTTGCCGGTCTAGTGTCCTGAGTCATTAATTCGTGTGCAGTAGTGGGCGATGGAGTCGAGGATCTGGTCAGCGGTCTTGACCCACACGTAGGGGCGGGGGTTGTCGTTCCAGGTCTCGATCCACGCTCTGATGTCGGCATTGAGTGCTCGTACGGTGCGGTGGGTGGAGCGTTGGAGTTTCTTGGTGGTCAGTTCGGCGAACCAGCGTTCGACGAGGTTCATCCAGGATGAGCTGGTGGGGGTGAAGTGGACAACAAACCGCGGGTGCGCGGTCAGCCATCGCTTGACCGCGGGTGTCTTGTGGGTGGAGGCATTGTCCATGACCAGGTGGACGTCGAGCTCGTCGGGTACCTCGGCGTCGATCTTGCGGAGGAATCCGATGAATTCCGTTGCGCGATGCCGTGAGTGAAGCGAACCGATGACTTTGCCCGACGCGATGTCCAACGCCGCGTACAGGCTGGAGGTGCCGTTGCGCACGTAGTCGTGGCTGGCCCGTTGCGGGGTGCCCGGGAGCATGGGAAAGATCGGCTGGGTGCGATCGAGCGCTTGGATCTGGGTCTTCTCGTCAACGCAGAGCACCAGGGCACGTTCGGGTGGGTTCATGTAGAGCCCGACGACGTCGCGGACCTTTTCGGTGAACATGGGATCTTTCGACAGCTTCCACGAATCCTGTTTGTGTGGAGCCAATCCGAACGCTCTCCATACACGCGAAACAGTTGACTGCGACATGTCGAGATGCTCAGCCATCGACCGAGTCGACCAGTGTGTCGCATTCTTCGGAGTGGTCTCGAGAGTTGCGGTGATCAGGTCTTTGATCTGCTCGTCGCCGACGGTTCGAGGTCGCCCGGGCCGGGGTTCGTCGAGCAACCCCTCGCAGCGGTGCTCGACGAACCGGCCTCGCCATCGCCGCACGGTACCTCGGTTGAGGCCGAGTCGTTGTGCCACTTCGGTATTCGACCCGCCATCTGCGGCAGCGAGAACGATTCGTGATCGCATCGCCAAACCCGAGGCCGTCGTTCGCCGACGCGCCCACCCTTCGAGCTCACGGCGCTCGTCATCGGTCAGAACAATATCCACTGCTCGCGGACCCCGGGTTGCCATTCCCCAGTCTATCAACCGAATGACAATTAATGACTCAGGACACTAGGCGACTTGAACCGGCCGCTTCCGGGTCAGCCCGGCTGATGGTCTACCCCACCCGGTCGATCGTCGCCGAGCTCAACTTCGACAAGATGACGACGCTCGCTCAGGAACTGAACAGCTACGCCGAACACACCGCATCCGACGCCCAGACCACACGGGACACCATCACCAGGCTGGACTGGTCCGGCGGCGCGAAGAACGCCGCGGAAACTCGCGCCCACAGGGAACACGCCCAACTGATGCGGGTGTCGGCAACCTTCACCTCCCTCGCCGATGCCATCACCACCGGGCACACCGATTTGTCGTCCTTGGCAGGCGACCTGAAGCTGACCGCAACGGCCTATGAGGCAAACGATTACTCGGTGGCGGACAACTGGAAGGTCACCGACTCATACAACTATGCGCTTGCCGAATCCGCGGCCGCCGGAGACGACGAGCAACTCACCGCACTCGAAACGTTGAAGGCCACCCGTGCGCGGATCGCCGAGAACGCGACCCTCTGGATGGAGCGGGTTGCAAGAGATTTCGACACGGCCGATACCGACACCGCGGCAGCGATCCGGGGTGCAAACGGCGTGCTCGACCAATTAACGCCTCCCGCAGCAGGTTTGAGTGCCGGTGGCGCAGCGAAGATCCTGGACAATTGGGAAGGCGGCCGTGGCCTGTCGCAGGAACAGATGTATGCGCTCGCCGCCGCCGGAAACCTGACACCTGAGCAGCTACAGGCCCTGCACGCAGGCCTGCCCGTGAACATCCCCCAAGGTCAATACGATTTCCTCCGGACACTCTTCCGTGGCATGGATGGCATGTCCGTCGACGAGATCGCCGGGCTCGGGGCCACCGGGGAGCAGGGCGCCGCTGTTCGGAATCTGCTCTCCAACGGAATGCAGATCATGAGCAATCCGTCTGTGTCCACCGACGCCGGTGACGCCGGCGGAATGGCGGTCCTGCCGACGAACGTGGCGTCGCTCTTGACCGAGAAGCTGCACACCGGGACCGCGAAGAAGCGGGACTACGACAACCACACGACCTTCGAGTACCCGCACGTTCCTCGAATCGACGAATTCGAGAAGCTGGTGGGGCTACTCGAGTCCGGCGATCCTGCACTACGCATGGGTACCGACATCGATCGCGGAATCTTGAAGCAGGCGAGCGAGATCGCGGAAGCCTCACGTTCCGGAAGGATCGCAGGCGCGGGCGAAGAACTGACAGACACCCACGACGTACTGAACCGCGCACTCGCTCTGGCGTCGGCCGACACCACTGCGGTTCGGGACTTCACCGTCGGCGCCGAAGCGATGAACGTGACGTACGCGGATGGGCGTCAGTTCGACGCAGATCGACACCTGGACGCCCTGTTCGCCTACCAATGGGGAGACTCACAAGGCGGAATCAGCGACATGTACAAGTGGCTGGGTCAGAACGCCGGAAACCCCGACAACACCTTCGCGGCATTCAAAGCCGCGGACACCGCGAGCGCGCTCGGCCAGTACTTCGGGGATTCGTCCAATGTGGAGATCGGTCGTGACCTCGGCCAGTCCAGTCCGTTGTTGACGCAGACGCTGGCCACCTCGCTCGCACCTTTCCTCGCCGATTTCGCGGGAGCACATCAACCGGGGACGCCGACCGAGTTCCCGCTCTTCGGTGGCGAGAAACTGACACCAGGAGAACTGAAGAACCTGTTCATGGCTCTCAACTCGGACCCGACCGCCGCCGGTGTCATCAACCGAGCCGGAGCCGAATGGCAGTTCTACATGGCGTATTCCGCCGGCATGGATCCCGACGCCGCCTCACTCGGTAACGCAGCCGGTGTCCTTCAGGACGCGATGAAAGACGGAATGGAAGCCCAGATTGACTATCTCAAGAAGGAAGGGCTCGACGACTACGCCGAGCAGATGAGGGTGGCAGCAGCAGGTCGAAACATCCTTGCCGCGATACCGAACGTCGGAGCACCGCTGAATGCCATGATGCCGGTGGGAACACTGGAGGAACTTCTGTTCGGGCCCGCTCCGGACTACGACTCGATGTCGACAGACGAGATCAACGCACTCACCCAACTCAGAGCAGAGACACTCGCCGACCCGGATGTCACCAAGTTCGCGATCTTCGCCGGAATGGTTGCCGAGAACCCTGAGCTACGGCACCAATACCCAGAATGGTTCGATGAGCACGGACATCCGAGTTGGGATGCTGTACATGGTCATTCAGAGAAGGAACTGACTCCGCGCGAACGGGCCGCGTTGACCCCCGAGGAACGGAAAGCCTATGAGCTCGCAGATGCTGACCGAGAAAGCCGGCTGAACGCCTGGCGGGACTTTGTGAATCAGTCTGACCAGTACAACCGTTGGGACTCCCATCACGATGATGGAGTCGAGGAACCGGACGAGCCGGGCGAAGCGACCGAGCACGCTGCACCAGATCCATCGATGTTGTCAATCCCCGGACTCGGAGGGCCGGCTTGAACGCACACAAGATCCTGGTGACTCTCGCGGTCTGCGCCCTGCTCCTCCTTCAGGGGACGGCTTGCTCCACGTCGGATACAGCTCCCACGCCGCGCGCGTCTCAGTCCACTGCGACGGATGCACCGACACCCGAAGACCACCCCTTCCAGTGGGTTAGTTCCGACTTTGTGGACCTGAACAGTCCGGACGGCACATTCGTGCGAGGAATTGTCGAGACCAATTTCCTTCTGATGGCAACTCACGACCACGATGTCGTTCCGCCCGGCTATCTGGAGGCCACCAACGACAAGAGGCCCATACGCGAGCTCTACGACAATGATAAGAAGCCTGGAATCCCTCCTGGAACCATCTACTTCGCAGTGATCCGATTTCCGCCAATTCTCGGCGGGCCTACCCCCACGCCAGCCCCACCAGAGACATCAGAGATCGGCCGAGCGGCAGTATGCTATTCGGTAGATCCGGTCAGGTTCGGATTCGAGCCACACCTGAACTTCACCTACAAACGCGTCGGAAAGGCGCCCCCTTCCGATCAAAGTGGCCCTGGCAATCAGCCAACTGTGAATGTGTTCGGCGACTGGGAGCTGGCAGCGTACGGGATACCCAACAAAGACGACCGCGCGGCTTGCGCGAAAGCTTCCGTCTCCGAAGTCAAGCCGCTCGATAGCAAGCCGAGCCCTGGTTGGCCGCTACAAGCTGACTGAAAGCCAGTACAAGAGGGCAACTCATGTCAGACGAACTCAACGGCCTGAAGCCTCACGTCGTCATTGCTGGGCTGAAGTCATTCCCTGGCGCAACCCTGAATCCCATGATGGGGGTGGGAACACTGGAGGAACTGCTGTTCGGGCCCGCTCCGGACTACGACTCGATGTCGACAGACGAGATCAACGCACTCACCCAACTCAGAGCAGAGACACTCGCCGACCCGGATGTCACCATGTTCGCGATCTTCGCCGGCATGGCCGCTGCCGACCCCGGACTTCGACCGGAACATCCGGAATGGTTCGACGAAAACGGAAATCCCAGTTGGGAAGCCATTCACGGCAACGACGGGCCCACGCTGAGCGAACGCGCCTCGATGACGCCGGCCGAGCGCGAGGCCTACCATCGTGAAGTGTCGCTCGACGATAGGCAACTGAGTGCTTGGCGCAGGTTCGTCAACGAGTCGACGCACTTCGGTCGGTGGGACCAACACCACGACGATGGGTTCGAGATGCCTGACACTCCGGGAGCACCCTCCGACGAAGCCCAAGAAGACCCTGCGATTCTTCACGTTCCTGGAACTAAGGGGCCACGATGATAACGCGATTCAGGGGCCGCATTCGACTTGTCGTCGCAGCTCTTCTGATACTTGCAGGTGCAGCTTGTTCGACACCTGACGTCCCAGGCACCGACGAGAATCCCGCTGCCACTGAATCTGACTGGCCGACAGCGGAAGACCGTCCAATAATCTGGATCGAGTCCGGAGCTCTTGATCTGAAGACCTCCGACGGAACGTTCATCCGTGGGATTGCAGAAACCGACCATCTTCTGATGGCCACTCACGACCACCGCGTGGTCCCCCCTGGCTACCTGGAAGCGACGCACGGGGTGCAACCAATCGACGAGATCTACGACGATGACAGGAAGCCACGACTTCTGCCGGGACCCGTTTATCTCACTGTCATCCCTTTCCCCCCGACATTCAGCACCCAGAAGGCCAATCCGTGTCACCGCCCGCCACCGCGGAAATCGGCAGAGCAGCCGTTTGCTACTCCGTGAACCCGCATCGCTACAGCTTCGAGCCTCACGCATTTTTCATCTACCGGCGAACTGGACAAGCCCCTCCTTCCGACCAATCTGGCCCCAGAAATCAACCAACTGTGAACGTGTTCGGCGACTGGGAACTGGAAGATTACGGGGTTCCCGCCAAAGCAGAACGTGAGGCGTGCGCGAAAGCCCCTCTCTCCGAAGCCAAGCCGCCAGGCGACAAGCCGAGCCCTGGTTGGCCGCTACAAGCTGACTGAATCCAGTACAAGAGGCAACTCATGACAGATGAACTCAAAGACCTGAAGCCCCACATCATCGCCGCGCTCAAGTCACCGCCGGGCACAACCCTCAAGGACCTCGCCGCGCGCTTCCCCGAACTCGACCGCGAGAAGCGACTCGAGGAGGAGTTCCGGCGTCGCTACGACGACGCGATCTTCGACTGGCAGCACCACAACGGATGGAAACAAGCTCCGTATGACGTCGCGCAGGACATCGCCGAGCAGGTTCGACACGAGATCGAGTACGAGGTCAGAACAGGGAGACTCACCTGAGACAGACTTCGCCAGAAAGTTGGGGCAGTTTGATCCGCCTACCGGATCAAACTGCCCCAAGAATGAAGGGCTCGACGACCACGCCGAGCAGATTAGGGTGGCAGCAGCCGGTCGCAACATCCTCGCCGCGATACCGAACGTCGGCGCACCGCTGAATGCCATGGTGATCTGAGGACGCCACGGCTCTGACCACGAGAACTCGCGGCGCATTCGGAGCGTCGCACTGCTACCTTCACGGCTCATGACGACTCCCACCGCCGCTGGATGGTCCGCCGACGAGCACCTGCCCTGCGCGCAGCAGCAGAACCTCTGCAGGGAGGGTTCGGCAGCGCACTCGTGATCACCGCACTGCTCGGTGGGATCGTTGCCGGCCTCGCCGTCGCGGTTCCGGTCGGTGCCGTCGGTGCACTCATAGTGATGACCGGCGCACGCCGTGGGTGGCGGGTCGCAGCAGGCGGCGGCCTGGGAGCCGCGACGGTCGACGCCCTCTACGCGAGCTTGGCGGTGATCGGCGGGAGCGCGGTCACCGCCGCTGTCGGAAGTGTGGCGACACCCCTGCGTTGGGTGGCCGGCCTCGTACTTCTGATGCTCGGCGCGATGATGCTTCGATCGGGCTGGCGAAGCCGAAGCGGGACAACGGATGCCGGCCCCTCACGCCTCTTCGGCACCGCCGGCCGCGCCTACGTCAGCGTGTTCGGCGTGACGGCGATCAACCCCGCGACGGTCATCTACTTCGCCGCTCTCGTGGCCGGCGGTGCGGTCGTCGAACCCACGGCGGCCGCTGGCACCGCATTCGTTCTCGGCGTACTGATCGGCTCGGCGGCGTGGCAACTGGTTCTCGCCGCGGGCGGTTCGTTCCTCGGCGCAGCGCTCGTCGGCGACCGTGGTCGACGATGGACGGCGGTCATCGGAGGAGGGCTGACGATGCTCCTCGCCGCCCGAATCCTGATCGGACGGTGAGGACACCGGGCCGACCGGATCAAACTGCCTCAAGAGAAATGGGCGACGGTACCGCCACTACTCGTTCAGAATCGACTCACTGATGTTCATCCGCGCGGCTCGCACCGCCGGCAGGAACGCACCGACCAGACACAACGCCACCGCGATCCCGACGAACAGCGCGGCTGACGGCCGCGGCGAATAGATCACCGTCAGCGAGGTCGTGACACTGAGGATCCGGTCACTCAGCAGATGCATCATCGCACCGAGAACCACACCGACCAGGGCGCCCACCACCGCGACCGCGGCGGCCTCGGCGAGCACCATGCGCGAGATGAACTTCCGGGACGCACCCATCGCGCGCAGCACGCCGAGTTCACGACGCCGCTCGATCACCGAGAGCAACAACGTGTTCAGCAACGCGATGGCCGCCGCGCCGGCCACGATCCACTGGATCGCCACCGTGAACGAACCGGCCTGCTGCACAGTCGCCTGCGTGGCGGCCAACGCTTCCGCACCGGTGTAGACGCTGATCGGTTTGTTGCCGGTCGTGGGGACATCGGCGACGAGCGCCTCCAGCGACTTCTGGACCAGCTCCGGATCGGCGTCGGGCGCGGTGATGACCTGCAGATACGTGTCGCCCTCGCGGCCGAACCACTCCCCCAGCTGCTGCTGCGACAGCGCCGCCACCCCGGAATCGACGGACACATAGTCGACGGTGTCCCGGACCACCACATCGTGCGGTCCGGTCGGCGTCGCCAGCGTCACGGTGTCGCCGGTACCCACATCCAGCACGCGCGCAAGCACATTCGACAGGAGGATACCGTCACCCGCCAGCACCTGCGCGACCGCCTCCGGCGTCGCCTTCCGCATGAACGGCGCTCGCGAACCGGGCTCCAGGCCCTGCACATTCGCGCGGCTCTCACCGATGTTGACCGCCGCCCACTGCCCGCCGACGACCTCGGTCACCCCCGGCACCTTCGCGGCCTCGCCGCGGATCGACGGTGGCAGGATCGGGCCGAGCGGCAGACTGGCCGACGAGGACGAGGACACGTAGAAGTCCGGATCGCCCAGCCCGTCCAGTGATTTCGACATCGACGACACCAGGTTGTCCAGGGCACCTGAGGTCCCCATACCCACCGCGATCGCGACGGCCACGGTCATGAGCGTCGCCCACGCCCGACGCGGCGCACGTTCGGTGTTGACCGACGCCAGCTGACCCGGCCCGCGGAACCAGCGGGCGACCCGAACCACGAGCCACGTCAACGGATTCGACAACGCGAAACAAACAAGCAGCGCACCCACGAGATACACGACACCGGCCAGGATCGCCGGCCGGCCGGGCACCGTCGCGACGATCACCCACGACGCGATCAACCCGGCGACACCCACGACGGCCGCGATCACGACCACCGGGCCGCGACGCTTCGACGCGTCGGACACCTCGACCGGCGCCATCGCCTCCACCGGCGACACCGAGAACACCGATCGCGCCGCCAGCGATGTGGCCGCGACACAGGCGATCACACACGCGAGGACCGCGACCACCGGCGCGTACGACGGCAGGTGATAGTTGATGACCGTGCCCACGGTGTCGGGCGGCGGATCGGGCAGGCTCGCGATCACGGCGC harbors:
- a CDS encoding 1,4-dihydroxy-2-naphthoate polyprenyltransferase, translated to MATASQWIQGARPRTLPNAVAPVVAGVGAALHHGGISWWKAVLALAVAMAFIIGVNFANDYSDGVRGTDDDRVGPLRLVGSRLASPGSVKAAAFICFGIGAVCGLVLAIATAWWLVVVGAVCIAGAWFYTGGKRPYGYAGWGEVAVFVFFGLVAVLGTQFATSDRVDLVGLACAVGVGAISCSVLVVNNLRDIPTDTESGKITLAVRLGDARTRILFAALLMTPLVMSVALAFATPWALVGLLAFPLLWQAYTPVRTGAQGPGLIPSIGTTGKAMLGWAVVTAVSLALT
- a CDS encoding Clp protease N-terminal domain-containing protein, coding for MFERISRDDKMLLAFATQEAADLGHRQLGNDHLILGMLCNARSPLFTILADQGLNLASAREVVRKYHDEHADQAEATDTNDESARRRYEEDREALRSIGIDLDKVREAVRGRFGEDLSDGWGERPGRGAGRRGGPDGGRGRGRGHGRRHGHGHGPHRARGPRPDCGPEGFGPEGPGGFGPGGFGPGGYGPGPFGPGGPFAGDEGPWEPGRGRRGPRGRGNRPRFASDTRSVFARAVEIARERGDRHLRGEYLLLGIIDTADDASRTLIESATTADELKAAVWASLPEVDAEV
- a CDS encoding LysE family transporter, encoding MVRRRAPALRAAAEPLQGGFGSALVITALLGGIVAGLAVAVPVGAVGALIVMTGARRGWRVAAGGGLGAATVDALYASLAVIGGSAVTAAVGSVATPLRWVAGLVLLMLGAMMLRSGWRSRSGTTDAGPSRLFGTAGRAYVSVFGVTAINPATVIYFAALVAGGAVVEPTAAAGTAFVLGVLIGSAAWQLVLAAGGSFLGAALVGDRGRRWTAVIGGGLTMLLAARILIGR
- the menE gene encoding o-succinylbenzoate--CoA ligase; the encoded protein is MKILRTLHLPARPEVVDRRDELLAVLDGSTAVVPVPDDARETTLLSDALAVGEPIADEVSLVVSTSGSTGVPKGAQHTPATLSASARATAARLGGPGNWLLALAPHHIAGVQVLLRAIASGFTPIVLDLAAGFDADEFAGALDRLDGPRRYTSLVPTQLLKVLDSPGATAALRTADGLLVGGAATPAPLLRRAVDEGLPIVCTYGMSETAGGCVYDGVPLDGVVVRIDDPSPDGVGRVVLGGPMVAHGYRNLADHPAFAEAGWFRTDDLGRLDSDGVLSIAGRADEAILTGGLTVVPQVVEAVIADDPAVAECVVVGLPDDRLGEKVVAVVVARRGERLDVTRIRGSVGERLGRYAAPRDVFEVDELPLRGPGKPDRRALRRRFSS
- a CDS encoding IS630 family transposase, with the translated sequence MATRGPRAVDIVLTDDERRELEGWARRRTTASGLAMRSRIVLAAADGGSNTEVAQRLGLNRGTVRRWRGRFVEHRCEGLLDEPRPGRPRTVGDEQIKDLITATLETTPKNATHWSTRSMAEHLDMSQSTVSRVWRAFGLAPHKQDSWKLSKDPMFTEKVRDVVGLYMNPPERALVLCVDEKTQIQALDRTQPIFPMLPGTPQRASHDYVRNGTSSLYAALDIASGKVIGSLHSRHRATEFIGFLRKIDAEVPDELDVHLVMDNASTHKTPAVKRWLTAHPRFVVHFTPTSSSWMNLVERWFAELTTKKLQRSTHRTVRALNADIRAWIETWNDNPRPYVWVKTADQILDSIAHYCTRINDSGH
- a CDS encoding ABC transporter permease, coding for MRSRRHVEALLAGFTRIRLLNIREIRTHRLRLFTSLAVVIVSSALLIAVLGTFGSTSESVRAFNNAISGSADLEVAAIADSGVDQSLAGEIRRDVDGAKAVVPMIRGSVVVDDSSIPLIGSDQRVVSLSGGLRSAVQQENSGAIDFDKLRSGVFVGPGLGLDVGQKVTVNGIDVEVLEVVDNEQAAGLNNGRFMFAYLDLAQRLVGLEGRLDSILIVTEPGVGVASVRKQVEEIVGGRAVVVDPDFRAKQAEVASSVTRDATLLVSLVSLVIAAFLVFNTMNMAVASRRGSLAMIRALGAKRSHLVGDMLGEAALMGLVGGLIGIPFGILAGRAVIASLPDPPPDTVGTVINYHLPSYAPVVAVLACVIACVAATSLAARSVFSVSPVEAMAPVEVSDASKRRGPVVVIAAVVGVAGLIASWVIVATVPGRPAILAGVVYLVGALLVCFALSNPLTWLVVRVARWFRGPGQLASVNTERAPRRAWATLMTVAVAIAVGMGTSGALDNLVSSMSKSLDGLGDPDFYVSSSSSASLPLGPILPPSIRGEAAKVPGVTEVVGGQWAAVNIGESRANVQGLEPGSRAPFMRKATPEAVAQVLAGDGILLSNVLARVLDVGTGDTVTLATPTGPHDVVVRDTVDYVSVDSGVAALSQQQLGEWFGREGDTYLQVITAPDADPELVQKSLEALVADVPTTGNKPISVYTGAEALAATQATVQQAGSFTVAIQWIVAGAAAIALLNTLLLSVIERRRELGVLRAMGASRKFISRMVLAEAAAVAVVGALVGVVLGAMMHLLSDRILSVTTSLTVIYSPRPSAALFVGIAVALCLVGAFLPAVRAARMNISESILNE
- a CDS encoding type IV toxin-antitoxin system AbiEi family antitoxin domain-containing protein; the protein is MHIPPKLRTLALEHDGVLTAADAREHGMDRSSVHRRVAAGEWVRVRPRLYRLADHPVTDATTARIATLSVGPSAILSGLAAAWWHGIVDDPPTTITVTAPRGRHGPSVKGVRILNRSLDDADVLVRRDLRVTGVALSALEGAVELGAEVIDSALQQRRISVERLEEAYRRRYRCVGAAEMRPMVELLESGARSAAERLAVTILDDAGIVGWVANHPACGYEIDLAFIAQMVAVELDGLIFHSVAA